In the Shewanella sp. OMA3-2 genome, one interval contains:
- the rpsT gene encoding 30S ribosomal protein S20 → MANSKSAKKRALQSEKRRQHNASRRSMLRTYVKKVIAAIKIGDHKAATEAFAVAQPIVDRMATKGLIHKNRAGRQKSRLNARIKALVA, encoded by the coding sequence TTGGCTAATAGCAAGTCTGCAAAGAAGCGCGCGCTTCAGTCTGAAAAGCGTCGTCAGCATAACGCAAGCCGTCGCTCAATGTTACGTACATACGTTAAGAAAGTCATCGCTGCTATCAAGATCGGTGACCACAAAGCGGCTACAGAAGCGTTCGCAGTTGCACAACCAATAGTTGACCGTATGGCGACAAAAGGCCTTATTCACAAGAATAGAGCTGGCCGTCAAAAGTCACGTTTGAATGCTAGAATCAAAGCACTAGTTGCTTAA